From Mumia sp. ZJ1417:
CGCCGTCGGCGCCGGTCTGCTCGATCATCGCGAGGGCGTCGGAGGCTTCCCAGATGTCGCCGTTGCCGAGGACGGGGATGTCGACGGCCTGCTTGAGGGTCGCGATCGCATCCCAGTCGGCCTGACCGGAGTAGTGCTGCGCCGCCGTACGCCCGTGCAGCGCGATCGCGGCACACCCCGCGTCCTGCGCGATGCGCCCTGCATCGAGGTACGTGAGGTGGTCGTCGTCGATGCCCTTGCGGGTCTTCATCGTGACCGGGACCCCGTACGGGCTCGCCGCGCGCACCGCCTCGGTGAGGATCTCGCCGAGCAGCGTCGCCTTCCACGGCAGCGCCGCTCCCCCGCCCTTGCGGGTCACCTTCGGGACGGGACAGCCGAAGTTGAGGTCGACGTGGCCGACGCCGTGCTCCTCGCAGAGGATCTGCACCGCCTTGCCGATGTAGACGGGGTCGATCCCGTACAGCTGCACCGACCGCACCGTCTCGGCCTCGGCGAAGCTGAGCATCCGCAGGCTGATCGGGTCGCCCTCGACGATCCCGCGCGACGTGATCATCTCGCAGACGTAGAGCCCGGCGCCCTGCTCGGCGCACAGCTGCCGGAACGCCGCGTTGGTGACGCCTGCCATCGGCGCGAGCACGACCGGCGTCGCGACCTCGAGGGTGCCGAGGCGCAGCGGCGGGCGTACGGGGGCGGTGGTGGGCATGGCGTCCATTCTCCCAGGCGCGTGCAACCGCGCGCACAGGCGCCGCGTCGGGGCGTGGCGAGGGCGGCGGCGCGGGACTCAGGCGGCGTACGTCTCCAGGAACGTCGCGATGCGGCCGATCGCGTCCTCGAGGTCCTCCACGCGCGGCA
This genomic window contains:
- the dusB gene encoding tRNA dihydrouridine synthase DusB; the protein is MPTTAPVRPPLRLGTLEVATPVVLAPMAGVTNAAFRQLCAEQGAGLYVCEMITSRGIVEGDPISLRMLSFAEAETVRSVQLYGIDPVYIGKAVQILCEEHGVGHVDLNFGCPVPKVTRKGGGAALPWKATLLGEILTEAVRAASPYGVPVTMKTRKGIDDDHLTYLDAGRIAQDAGCAAIALHGRTAAQHYSGQADWDAIATLKQAVDIPVLGNGDIWEASDALAMIEQTGADGVVVGRGCLGRPWLFRDLAAAFAGEQETAMPSLGEVAAWMRRHAELLAADMGEERGCIEFRKHVAWYLKGFRAGGQMRHALATISSLADLDALLADLDHNEPYPIGELGKPRGRQGNPKRVALPDGWLTSREVSRIDPAAEDATSGG